Proteins encoded in a region of the Procambarus clarkii isolate CNS0578487 chromosome 28, FALCON_Pclarkii_2.0, whole genome shotgun sequence genome:
- the LOC138369476 gene encoding uncharacterized protein, with product MTREQNQVIVEFIDLYRCEPCLWQVKSEEYHDRTKKDVAYSKLVKKLEELEPGATKKSVLMKINSLRSAYRKEKEKVEASKKSGASTDSIYKPVLWYYDLLEFLQDQDTPRTSRSNLGNEN from the coding sequence ATGACACGTGAACAAAACCAAGTGATTGTTGAATTCATTGATCTCTATCGCTGTGAACCTTGCCTGTGGCAAGTTAAAAGTGAAGAGTATCATGACCGCACAAAGAAAGATGTTGCCTATAGCAAATTAGTAAAGAAGTTGGAGGAACTTGAACCTGGTGCCACTAAGAAGTCAGTCTTGATGAAAATTAATAGTTTGAGAAGCGCTTATCGCAAGGAGAAAGAGAAGGTTGAGGCATCAAAGAAGTCTGGAGCATCTACAGACAGCATCTACAAGCCGGTACTTTGGTATTACGACCTGCTTGAATTCCTGCAAGATCAAGATACTCCAAGGACGTCACGTTCAAATCTGGGCAATGAAAATTGA